The following are from one region of the Rhodopirellula sp. P2 genome:
- a CDS encoding glycine cleavage system protein H, giving the protein MNDSDSTLGEQFQFAMGEHEASFPKSYRFAKNHMWATPSPDQSAATGSEQCVWRFGLSAYAVRLLQDVYFLDWIVEPGTPLSARKTIGAIESKKAESDLFSPIAGELMAINDNALDEPSIINASPYVDGWLIEIRGNALEENLLSSEAYAEHLNEAWEVAQRTIKGQANH; this is encoded by the coding sequence ATGAATGACTCAGATTCGACTCTCGGAGAACAGTTCCAATTCGCAATGGGCGAGCATGAGGCCTCGTTCCCCAAGAGCTATCGCTTTGCGAAAAATCACATGTGGGCGACGCCTTCGCCGGACCAGTCCGCTGCCACTGGCAGCGAGCAATGCGTGTGGCGGTTCGGTTTGTCAGCTTACGCGGTGCGTCTGCTGCAAGACGTCTACTTTCTGGATTGGATCGTGGAGCCGGGAACGCCTTTGTCGGCGCGCAAAACGATCGGGGCGATTGAAAGCAAGAAAGCGGAAAGCGATCTGTTCTCTCCGATCGCTGGTGAACTGATGGCGATCAACGACAACGCTTTGGATGAGCCTTCGATCATCAACGCATCGCCTTACGTCGATGGTTGGCTGATCGAAATTCGCGGCAACGCCTTGGAAGAAAACCTGTTGTCCTCCGAGGCTTACGCGGAACATCTCAACGAGGCTTGGGAAGTCGCTCAGCGAACCATCAAAGGCCAAGCCAACCACTGA
- a CDS encoding sialate O-acetylesterase gives MSHHRHNFCRVLIAALLLCGSAGVVHPSLVRGDVKLPGFFTDHMVLQQEKPIRVWGWAEPTEKVQVTIGDDQASTQADQDGRWLIELPSRSASADPVEIKVTANNEIQLQDILIGEVWLCSGQSNMEWRVQSSVNAAEEIAAANFPQIRHMKVPRVPSPVAQDDVPAPWQVCSPETVGQFTAAGYFMARRLHQELNVPIGLVNSSWGGTRIEPWTPPVGFEGIEELKELSDSVTQRTPGTDTFEAVLQNHLKSTKAWVVKAEQALANDSFIEPAPEYPSSLTPFTTRSQPTTLYNGMIHPLIQMPIRGAIWYQGEANRSDGMLYKAKMQALIEGWRTKWNQGPFPFYFVQIAPYQYGDEAGPVLAKFWEAQTASQAIPNTAMVVTNDIATLNNIHPPNKQDVGKRLADLALRHDYGKTDLVAHSPELESMQPEGSQLRLRFKNVGGDLKTSDGKSPDWFEIIGPKSGGFQTATAKIEGSEIVLSSPKVQHPVAVRFAWDKLAEPNLRGATGLPVSAFRAGKVPSFVQTIPGADDYELVYELDLNKLGDSIQYDIDRHADISKFDRVAYLVSLEDASGNIKSVFVSMDAFTDDIEKLGIPTADSKANFQQAVESMNVHCSDASVSPATGISTGRIEFWPNNYSPSNDAKVPGASGTAFDFGDQPGPPANGYGCMQVHNVGARETVFAINNWKRGRDADLGIGNHSGEHTDWTFTSNAAQYDNKKLQVLVRPVK, from the coding sequence ATGTCTCACCACCGACACAATTTTTGCCGCGTGCTGATCGCGGCTCTACTCCTCTGCGGCTCCGCGGGGGTTGTGCATCCCAGCCTGGTTCGCGGCGATGTCAAACTGCCGGGCTTCTTCACCGACCACATGGTCCTGCAACAAGAGAAACCGATCCGAGTTTGGGGTTGGGCCGAACCAACAGAAAAGGTCCAAGTCACCATCGGTGACGATCAGGCCAGCACACAAGCGGATCAGGACGGACGCTGGCTGATCGAACTTCCCAGCCGCTCCGCGAGCGCTGATCCCGTTGAAATCAAAGTGACGGCCAACAATGAAATTCAACTCCAAGACATTTTGATCGGCGAAGTCTGGTTGTGCTCGGGCCAATCCAACATGGAATGGCGAGTTCAATCCAGTGTCAACGCGGCCGAGGAAATCGCTGCGGCGAACTTCCCGCAAATCCGGCACATGAAAGTGCCTCGCGTGCCCTCGCCAGTCGCTCAGGATGACGTGCCGGCGCCCTGGCAGGTCTGCTCGCCAGAGACCGTCGGACAATTCACTGCCGCCGGGTACTTCATGGCTCGACGGTTGCATCAAGAACTGAACGTCCCCATCGGATTGGTCAATTCGTCGTGGGGCGGTACTCGCATCGAACCTTGGACCCCACCGGTCGGGTTCGAAGGGATTGAAGAACTGAAAGAGCTCTCTGATTCAGTCACTCAGCGAACGCCTGGAACCGACACCTTTGAAGCAGTTCTGCAGAACCACCTGAAATCGACCAAAGCATGGGTCGTGAAGGCTGAGCAAGCATTGGCCAACGATTCGTTCATCGAACCCGCGCCCGAATACCCAAGCTCACTGACGCCGTTCACAACTCGCAGCCAGCCCACCACGCTCTACAACGGCATGATCCACCCGCTGATTCAAATGCCCATCCGAGGTGCCATCTGGTACCAAGGTGAAGCCAATCGCAGCGATGGGATGCTGTACAAGGCGAAAATGCAAGCGTTGATCGAAGGCTGGAGAACGAAGTGGAACCAGGGACCGTTCCCGTTCTACTTCGTGCAAATCGCACCTTACCAATATGGCGACGAAGCGGGCCCGGTTCTGGCCAAGTTCTGGGAAGCTCAAACAGCGTCCCAAGCCATTCCGAACACTGCGATGGTGGTCACCAATGACATCGCCACCCTGAACAACATTCACCCACCCAACAAGCAAGACGTGGGCAAACGCTTGGCGGACCTGGCGCTGCGTCATGACTATGGAAAAACGGACTTGGTCGCGCACAGTCCCGAACTGGAATCCATGCAACCAGAGGGCAGCCAGCTTCGATTGCGTTTCAAGAACGTCGGAGGTGATTTGAAAACCAGCGACGGCAAGTCACCGGACTGGTTCGAAATCATCGGCCCAAAATCGGGCGGATTCCAAACAGCAACGGCCAAGATCGAAGGGAGCGAGATTGTTCTGTCATCCCCCAAAGTCCAGCATCCCGTCGCCGTCCGATTCGCTTGGGACAAACTCGCTGAACCCAACCTGCGTGGCGCAACCGGTTTGCCCGTGTCCGCGTTTCGAGCCGGCAAAGTCCCCTCGTTCGTGCAAACAATCCCCGGTGCAGACGACTACGAATTGGTTTACGAACTGGACCTGAACAAGTTGGGCGATTCGATCCAGTATGACATCGACCGCCACGCTGACATTTCCAAGTTCGATCGCGTCGCCTACTTGGTCTCGCTGGAGGACGCCAGCGGCAACATCAAATCGGTCTTCGTCAGCATGGACGCCTTCACCGACGACATCGAAAAACTGGGCATCCCGACCGCGGATTCCAAGGCCAATTTCCAGCAAGCGGTCGAATCCATGAATGTCCATTGCAGCGATGCCAGCGTGTCCCCCGCAACGGGTATCTCCACCGGACGAATCGAGTTTTGGCCCAACAACTACAGCCCCAGCAATGACGCAAAAGTCCCCGGGGCATCCGGCACAGCCTTCGACTTTGGTGACCAACCTGGGCCGCCCGCGAACGGTTATGGTTGCATGCAAGTCCACAATGTCGGTGCCCGCGAAACCGTCTTTGCGATCAACAATTGGAAGCGCGGACGGGATGCCGATCTCGGAATTGGCAATCACTCGGGTGAGCACACCGATTGGACCTTCACCAGCAACGCGGCTCAGTACGACAACAAGAAGTTGCAGGTCTTGGTTCGTCCCGTGAAGTGA
- a CDS encoding SDR family NAD(P)-dependent oxidoreductase: MNSPKTSPGETSPGSSNAAFHPNGFRLDGRRVVVTGGTQGVGGAIARGLTSVGADVVLIGLKHDAAAEETLVACRANGPRAELILCDLSAPAESWVDGLLQQIDEVLSGVDTLVNNAGTFIDTPFLEMTAERYQTTMNLNVGAGYFLTQAFAKRWVAKQVAGRVLFTGSINGFLAEPDHTAYDTSKGAVAAMVRSLCVSLAPHRIRVNSMAPGLVRTQLTDVVNHDASIESWMQLHTPNGQIPSADACVGAAIFLLSDVAEHVHGQTLLVDGGMSAWQQPDLPADH; encoded by the coding sequence TTGAATTCTCCGAAAACCTCCCCCGGTGAAACATCACCGGGATCTTCCAACGCGGCGTTTCATCCCAATGGATTCCGATTGGATGGGCGCCGCGTCGTTGTCACGGGCGGCACACAAGGTGTCGGCGGTGCGATCGCGCGAGGCCTGACCAGTGTGGGCGCGGACGTGGTCCTGATTGGACTCAAGCATGATGCCGCTGCCGAAGAAACCTTGGTCGCCTGCCGTGCAAACGGTCCCCGTGCGGAGTTGATCCTGTGCGATCTTTCGGCCCCCGCAGAATCATGGGTCGATGGGTTGCTGCAACAAATCGATGAGGTGCTGTCTGGTGTGGACACGCTCGTCAATAACGCCGGCACCTTCATCGACACACCCTTTCTCGAGATGACCGCGGAACGCTATCAAACCACGATGAATTTGAACGTCGGGGCAGGGTACTTCCTGACGCAAGCCTTCGCGAAACGTTGGGTTGCCAAGCAAGTTGCCGGACGGGTTCTGTTCACAGGGTCGATCAATGGATTCTTGGCCGAACCCGATCACACCGCCTATGACACATCCAAAGGCGCCGTCGCGGCGATGGTGCGTTCCCTTTGCGTGTCGCTAGCCCCGCATCGAATTCGCGTCAACTCGATGGCCCCAGGGTTGGTTCGCACACAGCTCACCGATGTGGTCAATCACGACGCATCCATCGAATCATGGATGCAGCTTCACACGCCCAACGGGCAGATCCCCTCCGCGGACGCCTGCGTGGGAGCCGCCATCTTTCTGCTCAGCGATGTGGCCGAACATGTTCACGGACAAACGCTGCTGGTCGATGGCGGCATGAGTGCGTGGCAACAACCGGACCTTCCCGCGGATCACTGA
- a CDS encoding PmoA family protein, producing the protein MNPSRLHRFLRQLAQHVCVVIAAFSVTHACSAAPPATAEATATWEAKAVDSNDTDSEQQDVVITQGGNLITRYHASLLGTPGLYPVNSPSGLALTRDYPMKEKGKYEKDDHHHHRSLWFNHGVVNGLDFWIDKPGPLTGSIVQTAMSKSQNDDGITLTTNNDWNDKDGKRVLSDQRRWTFTESQGDTVIDFDVRLMATDGDVVFGDTKEGTLGVRVAGSMKVDAKLGGTGQNAEGLKDGAAWGKASAWVDYSGPIQQADSDEPSDWPTAGITMYYHPGNSLPECYWHVRTYGLFAANPFGRHHFGQPEYEGVKIAEGEHLDLHFRIVLHDGGFDREKSEQHFADYSQTKPSF; encoded by the coding sequence ATGAATCCTTCGCGTCTTCACCGATTCCTTCGCCAGCTTGCGCAGCACGTCTGCGTCGTCATCGCCGCATTCTCAGTCACTCACGCGTGTTCGGCGGCGCCGCCAGCAACCGCCGAGGCAACCGCGACCTGGGAAGCCAAGGCCGTGGACTCCAATGATACGGACTCGGAACAACAGGATGTTGTCATAACCCAGGGTGGTAATTTGATCACTCGTTATCACGCCAGCTTGCTGGGAACGCCGGGACTGTACCCCGTGAATTCCCCCTCGGGATTGGCGCTGACGCGTGACTACCCGATGAAGGAAAAAGGCAAGTACGAAAAAGACGACCACCACCACCACCGCTCACTGTGGTTCAACCATGGTGTCGTCAACGGATTGGATTTCTGGATCGACAAACCCGGCCCTCTGACGGGTTCCATCGTGCAAACCGCGATGTCCAAATCGCAAAACGACGACGGGATCACGCTGACCACGAACAATGACTGGAATGACAAAGACGGCAAACGAGTCCTGAGCGATCAACGACGTTGGACGTTCACGGAGTCACAAGGCGACACGGTGATCGATTTCGACGTTCGTCTGATGGCCACCGACGGTGACGTTGTCTTTGGCGACACCAAAGAAGGCACGCTCGGCGTTCGCGTGGCGGGATCGATGAAGGTCGACGCCAAACTCGGAGGGACAGGGCAAAACGCAGAAGGCTTGAAAGACGGCGCAGCGTGGGGCAAAGCCTCCGCGTGGGTCGACTACAGCGGCCCGATTCAACAAGCTGATTCGGACGAACCATCGGATTGGCCCACCGCAGGGATCACGATGTATTACCACCCCGGCAACTCGCTTCCGGAGTGCTACTGGCACGTTCGCACGTACGGTTTGTTCGCGGCCAACCCATTCGGTCGCCATCACTTTGGTCAACCCGAATACGAAGGCGTCAAGATTGCCGAGGGAGAACACCTGGACCTTCACTTCCGAATTGTGTTGCACGATGGCGGCTTTGATCGCGAAAAATCGGAACAACATTTTGCCGACTACTCCCAAACCAAACCCTCGTTTTGA
- a CDS encoding DUF1549 and DUF1553 domain-containing protein yields the protein MPSFLSSGFFGVDVMCQRGGSARLIGMVVLIICLFVPDAFAQRSNQRNIKKPNPKTKIRLPESVRTKKPVDMKVAPVRESSRQEIRYAANELDTFIERELLAEGITPQELASDEVFLRRIYLDVAGRIPTLDEANRFLESKSSDRREELIDQLLSSPDYVSHTYNWWADTLRLVDRPQPNLVADPYNGYVKESIAENKPYDQWVYEMLTADGKVWDNPATGFQLRDDGMPLPYIDNTVRVFLGTQIGCAQCHDHPFDEWSQYQFYQLAAFTAGTSTRMRKGDPGFEKTNPANELINEGRKRYEKGRVPGEFQRIARANTYIVSERPRRLRLPHDYAYRNAKPKDFVEPKVLWGEVPTSAAKATPREQFAAWVTSPENPRFSQTIVNRLWKRLMGVGFVDPVDDFRDENPCVNEAAMDHLCKELIRRGFDLKELTRIVLYSQTYQRQAVDFDITDGELYYFPGPTVRRMTAEQVWDSILTLAVNNPWPFQRPTAAEMKPVMDLDFSKVDFAEVQRRSAKFKETYFASVYKRNLNQHAYQRNVLCRASELPSPLPADHFLRQFGQGDREVINGSQDDATVPQILAMFNGPITHVMLEPGSALVDNVLEVSNVKKRIDAIFLSVLTRKPSTEDRILASRELSSQNQTGVGYGNIIWALLNTREFLFIQ from the coding sequence ATGCCATCTTTTCTGAGTTCTGGTTTTTTCGGAGTGGACGTGATGTGTCAACGAGGCGGCTCGGCGCGTTTGATTGGGATGGTCGTATTGATCATCTGCTTGTTTGTTCCTGACGCATTTGCCCAGCGGTCCAATCAGCGAAACATCAAGAAACCCAACCCGAAAACGAAGATCCGCCTGCCGGAGAGCGTCCGCACGAAGAAGCCGGTGGACATGAAGGTCGCGCCAGTCCGCGAGTCCAGTCGCCAGGAAATCCGCTACGCGGCCAACGAGCTGGATACATTCATCGAGCGTGAACTGCTGGCCGAGGGCATCACGCCACAAGAATTGGCCAGCGACGAAGTCTTTTTGCGACGCATCTACTTGGACGTCGCTGGACGCATTCCCACTCTGGACGAAGCCAATCGGTTTTTGGAATCCAAATCCAGCGATCGACGGGAAGAGCTGATTGACCAGTTGCTCTCCAGCCCTGATTACGTCAGTCACACGTACAACTGGTGGGCGGACACGCTGCGATTGGTCGATCGCCCTCAGCCCAACTTGGTTGCCGATCCCTACAACGGATACGTCAAGGAATCCATCGCCGAGAACAAACCCTACGACCAGTGGGTTTACGAGATGCTGACGGCGGACGGCAAAGTCTGGGACAACCCGGCGACCGGCTTTCAGCTTCGTGATGATGGGATGCCGCTGCCCTACATCGACAACACCGTGCGAGTTTTCTTGGGAACGCAAATCGGCTGCGCTCAGTGCCACGACCATCCGTTTGATGAATGGTCGCAGTATCAGTTCTACCAGCTGGCTGCGTTCACGGCGGGGACCAGCACCCGGATGCGAAAAGGCGATCCCGGGTTCGAGAAAACCAATCCGGCAAACGAACTCATCAACGAGGGAAGGAAGCGTTATGAGAAGGGCCGTGTTCCCGGCGAATTTCAACGCATCGCACGAGCCAACACCTACATTGTCAGTGAGCGACCGCGACGTCTGCGATTGCCGCATGACTACGCCTATCGAAATGCCAAGCCGAAGGACTTTGTGGAGCCCAAAGTGCTCTGGGGCGAGGTCCCAACGTCTGCGGCCAAGGCAACCCCGCGTGAGCAATTCGCCGCCTGGGTGACTAGTCCCGAAAATCCGCGATTCAGTCAGACGATCGTGAACCGACTTTGGAAACGTTTGATGGGCGTCGGGTTTGTCGATCCCGTGGACGACTTTCGGGACGAGAATCCTTGTGTCAATGAAGCCGCGATGGATCACCTCTGCAAGGAATTGATTCGGCGCGGATTTGATCTGAAAGAACTGACCCGCATTGTTCTGTACAGCCAAACCTATCAACGACAAGCGGTCGATTTTGACATCACCGATGGCGAACTGTACTACTTCCCCGGACCCACTGTTCGACGAATGACGGCGGAACAAGTCTGGGACTCGATTCTGACATTGGCCGTGAACAACCCCTGGCCGTTTCAACGTCCAACCGCTGCCGAAATGAAGCCTGTGATGGACTTGGATTTTTCCAAGGTGGATTTTGCGGAGGTCCAAAGACGTTCCGCGAAGTTCAAGGAAACCTATTTCGCCAGCGTCTACAAACGCAATCTCAACCAGCACGCCTACCAACGCAACGTGTTGTGTCGGGCCAGCGAATTGCCATCGCCACTGCCTGCGGATCACTTCTTACGCCAATTTGGACAAGGCGATCGCGAGGTCATCAATGGTTCCCAGGACGACGCCACCGTGCCTCAGATCCTGGCCATGTTCAATGGCCCGATCACGCATGTGATGTTGGAACCCGGATCGGCTCTGGTCGACAATGTCCTCGAAGTGAGCAACGTCAAGAAACGAATCGATGCGATTTTTCTGAGTGTGTTGACTCGCAAACCATCGACAGAGGATCGCATTCTCGCTTCTCGCGAATTGTCCAGTCAGAACCAAACCGGTGTCGGCTACGGCAACATCATTTGGGCACTGCTCAACACACGAGAGTTCTTGTTCATCCAGTGA